The following are encoded in a window of Lactobacillus intestinalis genomic DNA:
- a CDS encoding GH25 family lysozyme, giving the protein MQKNKKNLVGILACAGVIATTAITNVGNEHHSQVVQAARTSVNARSYGVDVSVYQSGSVKSTANAGAKFAIVKVSEGTGYRNPKASQQIASAKANNMLPMAYHFALFGANSGAAVAEANYAVASARATGLPKGSYIACDWETGDGNNVNGGREASANAILAFMNQIKAQGYQPLLYSGASLLNNNINTGKITSKYPNSLWVASYATMGRIDNPDFSYFPSMNGVAIWQFTDNWRGLNVDGNISLLPLKYGNSASSQAPKAKYVKNKKTVMHTAAVYNKDGVKTGKKVSAYKKVTVLGGTVSIKGKNYYRIGDHEYIRLANVDGTPRTVKHTAFVYNNKGKRVRRVKAIKKNARVATYGKKKIKNKSYYKINKNRYVKVKNFK; this is encoded by the coding sequence TTGCAAAAGAATAAGAAAAATTTAGTAGGTATTTTAGCATGTGCTGGTGTAATTGCTACAACTGCAATTACTAATGTTGGTAATGAACATCATAGTCAAGTCGTTCAAGCTGCTAGAACGTCCGTAAATGCAAGATCTTATGGTGTTGATGTATCTGTTTATCAATCTGGAAGTGTAAAGAGTACTGCCAATGCTGGAGCTAAATTTGCGATTGTTAAAGTTAGTGAAGGTACTGGCTATCGTAATCCAAAGGCCTCTCAACAAATAGCAAGTGCAAAAGCTAATAATATGCTTCCAATGGCATATCACTTTGCTTTGTTTGGCGCTAATTCTGGTGCGGCAGTAGCAGAAGCAAATTATGCTGTTGCTAGTGCTCGAGCAACTGGCCTTCCTAAGGGATCATATATTGCCTGTGATTGGGAAACTGGTGACGGAAATAATGTTAATGGTGGACGTGAAGCAAGTGCCAATGCTATTCTTGCTTTCATGAACCAAATTAAGGCCCAAGGCTATCAACCACTTCTTTATTCAGGTGCATCTTTATTGAATAATAATATAAATACTGGAAAAATTACTTCTAAGTATCCAAATTCACTCTGGGTAGCTAGTTATGCTACTATGGGTAGAATTGATAATCCAGACTTTTCATATTTCCCATCAATGAATGGAGTAGCTATTTGGCAATTTACTGATAATTGGCGTGGCTTAAATGTTGATGGTAACATTAGTCTTTTACCACTTAAGTATGGCAATAGTGCTTCTAGTCAAGCTCCAAAGGCTAAGTATGTTAAGAACAAGAAGACAGTAATGCATACTGCAGCAGTTTATAATAAAGATGGCGTAAAGACAGGTAAAAAAGTTTCTGCCTACAAGAAAGTCACTGTCCTTGGTGGGACTGTTTCAATCAAGGGTAAGAATTATTACCGAATTGGGGATCACGAATATATTCGTCTTGCCAATGTTGATGGAACTCCACGTACTGTAAAACATACTGCTTTTGTTTATAACAATAAAGGTAAGCGCGTGCGTCGTGTAAAAGCCATTAAGAAGAATGCACGTGTGGCTACTTATGGCAAGAAGAAGATCAAGAACAAGAGTTACTATAAGATCAACAAGAACCGTTATGTAAAGGTTAAGAATTTTAAGTAA
- the dtd gene encoding D-aminoacyl-tRNA deacylase, with protein sequence MRVVIQRVNHAKVDIDNKTVGKIGRGFLLLVGLKNGDELATVKKAADKISKMRIFEDEEGKTNLSLKDVNGEILSVSQFTLLANTKKGNRPSFVEAMRPPKSKELWEDFNQELEDHGFHVETGEFGADMQVSLENDGPFTIVLDL encoded by the coding sequence ATGAGAGTTGTTATTCAGCGCGTTAATCATGCTAAAGTTGATATTGACAATAAGACAGTCGGAAAGATTGGCAGAGGATTTTTACTGTTAGTTGGTTTAAAAAATGGTGATGAATTGGCTACTGTTAAGAAAGCTGCCGATAAGATTAGCAAGATGCGAATTTTTGAAGATGAAGAAGGTAAAACTAATTTATCTTTAAAAGACGTAAATGGCGAAATCTTAAGTGTAAGTCAATTTACTTTACTTGCTAATACTAAAAAAGGGAACCGTCCAAGTTTTGTAGAAGCAATGAGACCTCCTAAATCGAAGGAATTGTGGGAAGACTTTAATCAAGAACTTGAAGACCATGGCTTCCATGTAGAAACCGGTGAATTTGGGGCTGATATGCAAGTCAGCTTAGAAAATGATGGCCCTTTTACTATTGTTTTAGACCTGTAG
- a CDS encoding iron-sulfur cluster biosynthesis family protein, translated as MAKIKFTQAALDYLKKRDVLGHPMLLIADDAGGKYSMLGGSCSMGMHFSIIKLDHPDKDYPVVLHNNAGVKIYTSDYDLTLLGDNLVLDYKNAGLMLKSDSGLLDGAVGIGNGPELLKANYDVKQGQVKNC; from the coding sequence ATGGCAAAGATAAAATTTACGCAGGCGGCATTGGATTATTTGAAAAAAAGAGATGTTTTAGGTCACCCGATGCTTTTAATTGCTGATGATGCAGGAGGGAAATATTCGATGCTGGGAGGATCATGTAGTATGGGGATGCATTTTTCTATTATTAAACTTGATCATCCCGATAAAGATTATCCCGTAGTTTTGCATAATAATGCAGGTGTAAAAATCTATACTTCTGATTATGATTTAACTTTGCTTGGCGATAATTTAGTACTTGACTATAAGAATGCTGGCTTAATGCTTAAGAGTGATAGTGGTTTATTGGATGGAGCAGTAGGAATTGGTAACGGACCTGAACTTTTGAAAGCTAATTATGATGTTAAGCAAGGTCAAGTTAAAAATTGTTAA
- a CDS encoding SLAP domain-containing protein, with product MQKKNKKFLGILACASALATTSVFSIEALATPKTATVQAARTSVAARSYGVDVSSYQSSNIASTAQAGAQFAIVKVSEGTSYRNPKAAQQIASANATNMMPMAYHFATFGANSAAAANEGNYAVASAKALGLPAGSYIACDWETGQGNNVNGGKDASANAIVAFMDKVKAAGYQPLLYSGAYLLNNNVNTNIVLNKYPNALWVASYATMGRIDTADFNYFPSMNGVAIWQFTDNWRGLNVDGNITLLPLQFNNPNNVTDSNATKEPSSQGPTNPNAAISEQAKPADNKTTPSSPAEVKTQKTVMHKAYVYDKDGHKVEGKVYSAYSSITVLGGIVAMHNHDYYKVGDNQYVVVGNIDGTKRVLKKNAYVYNNKGRRVYVPTLRRGITVPTYGSSMTINGKKHYRINKNRYVKVANFR from the coding sequence ATGCAAAAGAAAAATAAGAAGTTTTTAGGAATTTTAGCATGTGCAAGTGCTTTGGCTACTACAAGTGTCTTTTCAATTGAAGCTTTGGCCACTCCTAAAACAGCAACAGTCCAAGCTGCACGCACTTCTGTTGCTGCAAGATCATATGGTGTAGATGTATCAAGTTATCAAAGTTCTAATATAGCAAGTACTGCGCAAGCTGGAGCCCAGTTTGCAATTGTAAAAGTAAGTGAAGGTACAAGTTATCGTAATCCTAAGGCCGCTCAACAAATTGCCAGTGCAAATGCAACAAACATGATGCCGATGGCATATCACTTTGCTACTTTTGGCGCAAATAGTGCTGCAGCAGCTAATGAAGGGAATTATGCTGTAGCAAGTGCTAAAGCTTTAGGATTGCCAGCTGGTTCATATATTGCCTGTGACTGGGAAACTGGTCAAGGTAACAATGTTAATGGTGGTAAGGATGCCAGTGCAAATGCAATCGTTGCTTTTATGGATAAGGTTAAGGCTGCAGGTTATCAACCACTTCTTTATTCCGGTGCATACTTACTTAACAATAATGTAAATACCAACATTGTATTAAATAAGTATCCAAACGCTCTTTGGGTTGCAAGTTATGCCACTATGGGCCGAATTGACACCGCTGATTTTAACTACTTCCCATCTATGAATGGTGTTGCAATTTGGCAATTTACTGATAATTGGCGTGGATTAAATGTTGATGGAAACATTACTTTGCTTCCATTGCAATTTAACAATCCTAATAATGTAACTGATTCAAATGCAACTAAGGAGCCATCATCACAAGGTCCAACCAATCCAAACGCAGCCATTAGTGAACAAGCTAAGCCTGCTGACAATAAGACTACTCCTTCTTCACCAGCTGAAGTTAAAACCCAAAAGACTGTAATGCATAAAGCTTATGTTTACGATAAAGATGGCCACAAGGTTGAAGGTAAAGTTTACAGTGCTTATAGCTCAATAACTGTCTTAGGCGGAATTGTAGCTATGCATAATCATGATTACTACAAGGTTGGTGATAACCAATACGTTGTTGTTGGTAATATCGATGGTACTAAGCGTGTATTGAAGAAGAATGCTTACGTTTACAACAATAAGGGTAGACGTGTCTACGTTCCAACTTTAAGACGCGGAATTACTGTTCCAACTTATGGCTCTTCAATGACCATCAATGGTAAGAAGCACTACCGTATCAACAAGAATCGTTATGTTAAAGTAGCTAACTTTAGATAA
- a CDS encoding RelA/SpoT family protein: MSKYVEMTHDQVIDVCKSYMNDEQVAFVEKAYEYAENAHSGQKRASGQPYIIHPTQVAGTLATLGLDPDTVAAGFLHDTVEDTPTTNDDIKNEFGEDVAFIVDGVTKLNKYQYKSHQEFLAENHRKMLIAMAKDLRVIMVKLADRLHNMHTLQHLRPDKQRRISSETMDIYAPLADRLGIGTIKWELEDMSFHYLNPEAYYRIVSLMDVKRSEREKYISDAISVMKSTLDGLGIKYEIYGRPKHIYSIYKKMVDKHKDFEEIYDLLAVRVIVKTVRDCYAVLGAVHTEWKPMPGRFKDYIAVPKVNGYQSLHTTIIGPGGKPLEIQIRTEQMHEVAEYGVAAHWAYKRGNFDGVEESTSGEKLDMVREILELKDETKDAGEFMKSVKSDIFSDRVYVFTPRGEVYELPKGSVTLDFAYAIHTQVGSHAVGAKVNNKLVPLDYKLKNGDVIEIMTQTNATPSRDWVDMVKTSRARNKIRRYFRAQDREQSIQEGEQEVANILREHDLSAKEFMDKEHIEKILEHFNYRTPDELYAAIGFGDQSAIGVYNRLTIDIRRKDEQEKQKKREEAILNSGQQAAVPDKKPKNSSSTMKVKHKNGVMIQGVSDLMLHLAKCCNPVPGDKIIGYVTKGRGVTIHRADCRNITKEAQEQGRLIDVEWENVEENSAQAFNANIEVFGYNRGNLLSDVINKLNSLTKNINNISGKVNEENIAHIYVTVAVKNADQLSDILSKLRDIPDVYETKRSDN; the protein is encoded by the coding sequence ATGTCAAAGTATGTTGAAATGACTCATGATCAGGTAATTGATGTCTGCAAAAGCTATATGAATGATGAGCAGGTTGCTTTTGTTGAAAAGGCTTATGAATACGCTGAAAATGCTCACTCTGGACAAAAGCGTGCTTCTGGTCAGCCATACATTATTCACCCAACTCAAGTGGCTGGTACTTTGGCTACTTTAGGTCTTGATCCAGATACAGTAGCTGCGGGGTTTCTACATGATACTGTTGAAGATACGCCAACTACTAATGATGATATAAAAAATGAGTTTGGGGAAGATGTTGCCTTTATTGTTGATGGGGTAACTAAACTTAATAAGTACCAATACAAATCACATCAGGAATTTTTGGCTGAAAATCATCGTAAGATGTTAATAGCAATGGCAAAAGATTTGCGTGTAATTATGGTTAAATTGGCCGATCGTTTGCACAATATGCATACTTTGCAACATTTGCGTCCTGATAAACAACGTCGAATTTCTTCAGAAACTATGGATATTTATGCTCCTTTGGCTGATCGTTTAGGTATTGGGACAATTAAATGGGAACTGGAAGATATGAGTTTCCATTACTTGAATCCAGAAGCTTATTACCGCATTGTTAGTTTAATGGATGTTAAACGTAGTGAGCGTGAAAAGTACATCTCAGATGCTATTTCAGTAATGAAAAGTACTTTAGATGGCCTGGGAATTAAATATGAAATTTATGGTCGTCCTAAGCATATTTATTCCATCTATAAAAAGATGGTTGATAAGCATAAAGATTTTGAAGAAATTTATGACTTATTAGCTGTTAGAGTGATTGTTAAGACTGTCAGAGATTGTTATGCAGTTTTAGGGGCTGTTCATACTGAATGGAAACCAATGCCAGGTAGATTTAAGGATTATATCGCTGTTCCTAAAGTAAATGGTTATCAGTCACTCCACACTACAATTATCGGACCTGGTGGTAAGCCGCTTGAAATTCAAATTAGAACTGAACAAATGCATGAAGTAGCTGAATATGGTGTGGCTGCCCACTGGGCATATAAGCGTGGCAATTTTGACGGTGTCGAGGAAAGCACTTCTGGTGAAAAACTTGATATGGTGCGTGAAATCCTAGAATTAAAGGATGAAACTAAAGATGCCGGCGAATTCATGAAGAGCGTTAAAAGTGATATTTTCTCGGATCGCGTGTATGTCTTTACTCCTCGAGGTGAAGTCTATGAATTGCCTAAGGGATCGGTGACTTTAGATTTTGCTTATGCCATCCATACCCAAGTAGGGAGCCATGCAGTTGGTGCTAAAGTTAATAATAAATTGGTTCCACTGGATTATAAGCTTAAAAACGGTGATGTAATTGAGATTATGACCCAAACTAATGCAACTCCATCTCGTGATTGGGTTGACATGGTTAAAACTTCCAGAGCTCGTAACAAAATTCGACGTTACTTTAGAGCACAAGATCGTGAGCAAAGTATTCAAGAAGGTGAACAAGAAGTTGCCAATATTTTGCGTGAACATGATTTAAGTGCAAAAGAATTTATGGATAAAGAGCATATTGAAAAGATTCTGGAGCATTTTAACTATCGAACTCCGGATGAATTATATGCTGCAATTGGATTTGGGGATCAATCTGCGATTGGGGTTTACAACCGTTTAACCATAGATATTCGTCGAAAAGATGAACAAGAAAAGCAGAAGAAACGAGAAGAAGCTATTTTGAATTCTGGACAGCAAGCAGCTGTTCCAGATAAAAAGCCTAAGAATAGTTCTTCTACAATGAAAGTTAAGCATAAGAATGGAGTTATGATCCAAGGGGTTAGTGACTTAATGCTCCATTTGGCTAAGTGCTGTAACCCAGTTCCAGGAGACAAGATAATCGGTTATGTAACTAAGGGGCGCGGAGTAACTATTCATCGTGCTGATTGTCGCAATATTACTAAAGAGGCCCAAGAACAAGGGCGCTTAATTGATGTTGAATGGGAGAATGTAGAGGAAAATAGTGCTCAAGCATTCAATGCCAATATTGAAGTCTTTGGTTATAATCGAGGTAATTTACTTAGTGACGTAATTAATAAGCTTAATTCATTAACTAAAAACATTAACAACATTTCTGGTAAAGTTAATGAAGAAAATATTGCTCATATTTATGTAACCGTTGCGGTTAAGAATGCCGATCAGCTTAGTGACATTTTAAGTAAGTTACGAGATATTCCTGATGTATATGAAACAAAGAGGTCAGATAATTAA
- a CDS encoding aminotransferase class I/II-fold pyridoxal phosphate-dependent enzyme — protein MPKLADDLSMTRNTRLNSLTPSKIRAFDEKASKIPGIIKLTIGEPDLNTPEHVKEAAIADINANDSHYAPQAGKPELRQAISDYLKRSLNVDYDPTSEICVTVGATGALNDVFMTILNPGDKILVPTPVWALYFQLIKLTGAIPVQIDTSKDGFVLTPEHLEKVLLNEGKGAKAIILTDPSNPTGRVYPSDTLKKLAEIIKKYQLFSITDEIYGELVYEDNVHHSLSEYIPERNILISGLSKAYAMTGWRLGYIAGPKEIMASICKINAFLVTSVTDNVQAAAIEALNNGKNDPIKARKIYEERLKFMKSGLEKLGFEMSTPQGAFYIFAKIPDSFGTDDEAFANELATKAKVGVTPGRYFGKGGQGYVRLSYASSTENLKEALRRIEKYVENI, from the coding sequence ATGCCAAAATTAGCAGACGATTTATCAATGACACGTAATACTCGCTTAAATTCACTAACTCCATCTAAGATCCGTGCTTTTGATGAAAAAGCTTCTAAGATCCCTGGAATTATTAAATTAACAATTGGCGAGCCTGATTTAAATACTCCTGAACACGTTAAAGAAGCCGCTATTGCGGACATTAACGCCAACGATTCCCATTACGCGCCTCAAGCTGGTAAGCCAGAACTTCGCCAAGCTATCAGTGATTATTTAAAAAGAAGTCTCAATGTGGATTATGATCCAACTAGTGAAATTTGTGTAACTGTTGGAGCTACTGGAGCATTAAATGATGTTTTCATGACTATTTTAAATCCTGGTGACAAAATTTTAGTTCCTACCCCTGTTTGGGCTTTATATTTCCAATTAATTAAATTAACAGGAGCTATTCCAGTTCAAATTGATACTTCAAAAGATGGTTTTGTTTTAACTCCAGAGCACTTAGAAAAAGTACTTCTGAACGAAGGAAAGGGTGCTAAAGCTATTATTTTAACCGATCCTTCCAATCCAACTGGACGCGTTTATCCAAGTGATACTTTGAAAAAACTTGCTGAAATTATTAAAAAGTATCAATTATTCTCTATCACTGACGAAATTTACGGTGAGCTTGTTTACGAAGATAATGTCCACCATTCCCTTTCCGAGTACATTCCGGAAAGAAACATTTTAATTTCCGGCTTATCTAAAGCTTATGCTATGACAGGCTGGCGTTTAGGGTATATTGCTGGTCCTAAAGAAATTATGGCTAGTATCTGTAAAATAAATGCATTTTTAGTTACATCAGTAACTGATAATGTTCAAGCTGCAGCCATTGAAGCACTTAATAATGGAAAAAACGATCCTATAAAAGCTCGTAAGATTTACGAAGAACGTCTCAAATTCATGAAGAGCGGACTTGAAAAATTAGGTTTTGAGATGTCCACTCCTCAAGGCGCATTCTATATTTTTGCAAAAATTCCAGATAGCTTCGGTACTGATGATGAGGCTTTTGCCAACGAACTAGCAACTAAAGCAAAAGTAGGTGTAACTCCAGGCCGCTATTTCGGAAAAGGTGGTCAAGGATATGTTCGTTTATCTTATGCTTCATCTACTGAAAATTTAAAAGAAGCTCTTCGTAGAATTGAAAAATATGTAGAAAATATCTAA
- the hisS gene encoding histidine--tRNA ligase codes for MRVQRPKGTVDILPENSGSWEKVEETARNFFKRANYREIRTPSFENYEVFSRSSGESSDVVSKEMYDFNDKGGRHIALRPEGTAGVVRAYVENKLYGPDVVKPFNVYYIDNTFRYERPQAGRQREFHQIGVESFGSSSPLADVETIMMGHDLLAELGVKNYELHINTLGNNQVRQDYHDALVNYFTPVKDQLSEDSQRRLEMNPLRILDSKAEEDKQFLPNAPKIVDYLDDESKENFETITTMLTQLGINYVMDDDLVRGLDYYTGIIFEFMVEDKNLWESATTILGGGRYDHLVEEFDGPQTPAVGFGIGEERLMLVLKEQNPNLFKDEGIDFFITNIGAGTEMKTVEIARSLRKQGFKTQYDVDQKKLKAQFRKADRVHAKYVITLGAKELENGVLNIKRLSDGKTIDLSLEDLNDMQIVMKKLED; via the coding sequence ATGCGAGTTCAAAGACCTAAAGGAACAGTGGACATTCTACCTGAAAATTCTGGCTCTTGGGAAAAGGTAGAAGAAACTGCTAGAAACTTTTTTAAGCGTGCTAATTATCGTGAAATCCGTACGCCAAGTTTTGAAAATTATGAAGTGTTCTCTCGTTCAAGTGGTGAATCTTCAGATGTTGTTTCAAAAGAAATGTACGATTTTAATGATAAAGGTGGCCGTCATATAGCTCTTCGTCCTGAAGGGACTGCGGGTGTTGTTCGTGCCTATGTTGAAAATAAACTTTATGGCCCCGATGTAGTAAAGCCATTCAATGTTTACTATATTGACAACACTTTTAGATATGAAAGACCTCAAGCGGGACGTCAACGTGAATTTCACCAAATCGGTGTTGAAAGTTTTGGCTCAAGTAGTCCATTAGCAGATGTTGAAACAATTATGATGGGCCATGATTTATTGGCTGAACTTGGTGTGAAGAATTATGAATTACACATCAACACTTTAGGAAACAATCAAGTCCGTCAAGATTACCATGATGCTTTAGTAAATTACTTTACTCCAGTCAAGGATCAATTATCAGAAGATTCTCAAAGACGTCTTGAAATGAATCCACTTAGAATTCTTGATTCTAAGGCAGAAGAAGATAAACAATTTTTACCCAATGCACCAAAAATTGTTGATTATCTTGATGATGAATCAAAGGAAAACTTTGAAACTATTACCACCATGCTTACTCAATTAGGCATTAACTATGTAATGGACGACGATTTGGTACGTGGACTTGATTACTACACCGGGATCATCTTTGAGTTTATGGTAGAGGATAAGAATCTTTGGGAGTCCGCAACCACTATTCTTGGTGGTGGCCGTTATGATCACTTAGTTGAAGAATTTGACGGTCCTCAAACTCCAGCTGTTGGTTTTGGTATTGGTGAAGAAAGATTAATGCTTGTTTTGAAAGAGCAAAATCCTAATTTATTTAAAGATGAAGGAATCGATTTCTTCATTACCAATATTGGTGCTGGCACAGAAATGAAGACTGTTGAAATTGCACGTTCTCTTAGAAAACAAGGCTTTAAGACTCAATACGATGTTGATCAAAAGAAACTTAAGGCACAATTTAGAAAAGCTGATCGTGTACATGCTAAGTATGTAATTACTTTGGGTGCTAAAGAACTTGAAAATGGCGTTTTGAATATCAAACGCTTATCCGATGGTAAGACTATCGATTTAAGTCTTGAAGATTTAAATGATATGCAAATTGTAATGAAAAAATTAGAGGATTAA
- the msrB gene encoding peptide-methionine (R)-S-oxide reductase MsrB, producing the protein MLDKKEKLKKLTQEQYEVTQNAATEYPFTGKYDDFYDKGIYVDVVSGEPLFSSQDKYNAGCGWPSFTKPIKKLVYHRDQSHNMERTEVKSPEADSHLGHVFTDGPTATGGLRYCINSAALKFIPYDELDKQGYGEYKKLFDN; encoded by the coding sequence ATGCTAGATAAAAAAGAAAAATTGAAGAAATTAACTCAGGAGCAATATGAGGTTACGCAAAATGCGGCTACCGAATATCCATTTACTGGGAAGTATGACGATTTTTACGATAAAGGAATTTATGTAGATGTAGTATCTGGTGAGCCTTTGTTCTCTAGTCAAGATAAATACAATGCGGGATGTGGTTGGCCAAGTTTTACTAAACCGATTAAAAAACTTGTATATCATCGAGATCAATCCCATAATATGGAAAGAACTGAAGTAAAAAGCCCCGAAGCGGATTCGCATTTAGGCCATGTTTTTACTGATGGGCCTACTGCGACAGGAGGATTGAGATACTGCATTAACTCTGCTGCGCTTAAGTTTATTCCTTATGATGAGCTTGATAAACAAGGATATGGTGAATATAAAAAATTATTTGATAATTGA
- the aspS gene encoding aspartate--tRNA ligase produces MEHMEKRTDYAGNITSKYEGQEVNLYGWIQRVRNLGNLVFIDLRDREGIVQVVVNKDSGNDLMEVADSLGSEDVIQVKGKVVKRSSVNPDMKTGEVEVDATEIDVLNKSKVPPFEIKDDINAAEQTRLKYRYLDLRRPTLQKAIMLRAKILRAVHEYFDENGFIDIETPILGKSSPEGARDYLVPSRIYPGSFYALPQSPQLFKQLLMGAGFDKYYQLARCFRDEDLRGDRQPEFTQIDMETSFTDEKQVQDYTEGLLKKIMKDVMNIDLKTPIKRITWDEAMNKYGSDKPDTRYEMYLHDLSPIFKDSDFKVFSGAIADGGVVKGIAVKNGAKQYSRKKIEEKQDYIKRYHAKGLAWVKYEDGEFSGPVSRFLTNENKEALIKEFGLEGGELVVMVADKWKVVTDSLDHLRREFAHETGIIPEGVFDFVWVVDWPLFEYDEGLGRWIAAHHPFTMPDDEGIKLLDTDPHKAHARSYDIVMNGDEMGGGSIRIHKRSIQEKMLKALGFTKKRAYEQFGYLLDALDMGFPPHAGLAIGLDRLAMMLAGKDNIRDVTAFPKNASASEPMMHAPAPVADQQLADIGIEIEKQYEDSVKETEERLEKEAQEDAAKNSTWDED; encoded by the coding sequence ATGGAACATATGGAAAAAAGAACAGACTATGCTGGCAACATTACTAGCAAGTATGAAGGACAAGAAGTAAATCTTTATGGTTGGATTCAACGTGTACGTAACCTTGGTAATTTAGTATTTATTGATTTGCGTGACCGTGAAGGTATTGTTCAGGTTGTTGTTAACAAAGATTCCGGTAATGATTTAATGGAAGTAGCAGACTCACTTGGTAGTGAAGATGTTATTCAAGTAAAAGGAAAGGTAGTTAAACGTTCAAGTGTTAACCCAGATATGAAAACTGGGGAAGTTGAAGTAGATGCTACTGAAATTGATGTTTTAAACAAATCAAAGGTTCCTCCATTTGAAATTAAGGATGACATTAACGCGGCTGAACAAACTCGTTTAAAGTACCGTTATCTTGACTTGCGTCGTCCAACCCTTCAAAAAGCTATTATGTTACGTGCAAAGATTTTGCGTGCAGTTCACGAATACTTTGACGAAAATGGCTTTATTGATATTGAAACTCCAATTTTAGGTAAGTCATCTCCTGAAGGTGCGCGTGACTACTTAGTTCCTTCAAGAATTTATCCTGGTAGTTTTTACGCACTTCCACAATCACCACAATTGTTTAAGCAATTGTTAATGGGTGCTGGATTTGACAAGTACTACCAATTGGCTCGTTGTTTCCGTGATGAAGACCTTCGTGGTGATCGTCAGCCAGAATTTACTCAAATTGATATGGAAACTTCTTTCACTGATGAAAAGCAAGTTCAAGACTACACTGAAGGTCTTTTAAAGAAGATCATGAAAGATGTTATGAATATTGATCTGAAGACTCCTATCAAGCGTATTACTTGGGATGAGGCAATGAACAAGTACGGTTCGGACAAGCCTGATACTCGTTATGAAATGTACCTTCATGATTTAAGCCCAATTTTTAAAGATAGTGACTTTAAGGTATTTTCAGGTGCTATTGCTGATGGTGGTGTTGTTAAGGGAATTGCTGTTAAAAACGGTGCTAAGCAATATTCACGTAAAAAGATTGAAGAAAAGCAAGATTATATCAAGCGTTATCATGCAAAGGGACTTGCATGGGTTAAGTACGAAGACGGTGAATTCTCAGGTCCTGTTTCACGTTTCTTAACTAATGAAAATAAAGAAGCTTTAATTAAGGAATTTGGCCTTGAAGGCGGAGAACTAGTAGTCATGGTAGCTGATAAGTGGAAGGTAGTTACTGATTCACTTGATCACTTACGTCGTGAATTTGCTCATGAAACTGGTATTATTCCAGAAGGTGTCTTTGACTTTGTATGGGTTGTTGATTGGCCATTATTCGAATATGATGAAGGTTTAGGTCGTTGGATCGCAGCTCACCACCCATTCACTATGCCAGACGATGAGGGCATTAAGCTTCTTGATACTGATCCTCATAAAGCTCATGCTCGTTCATATGATATTGTTATGAACGGAGATGAAATGGGTGGTGGATCAATCCGTATCCATAAGCGTTCAATCCAAGAAAAGATGTTGAAGGCTTTAGGTTTCACTAAGAAACGTGCTTATGAACAATTTGGTTACTTATTAGATGCTTTGGACATGGGATTCCCACCACACGCTGGTTTGGCTATTGGTCTTGACCGTTTAGCAATGATGTTAGCAGGTAAGGACAATATTCGTGACGTTACTGCCTTTCCAAAGAATGCTTCTGCTTCAGAACCAATGATGCATGCACCAGCTCCAGTTGCTGATCAACAATTAGCTGACATTGGTATTGAAATTGAAAAACAATACGAAGATAGCGTTAAGGAAACTGAAGAGCGTCTAGAAAAAGAAGCTCAAGAAGATGCTGCCAAGAATTCTACTTGGGATGAAGATTAA